A genomic segment from Aspergillus puulaauensis MK2 DNA, chromosome 1, nearly complete sequence encodes:
- a CDS encoding NAD-dependent succinate-semialdehyde dehydrogenase (COG:C;~EggNog:ENOG410PUE3;~InterPro:IPR015590,IPR029510,IPR016161,IPR016162, IPR016163;~PFAM:PF00171;~go_function: GO:0016491 - oxidoreductase activity [Evidence IEA];~go_function: GO:0016620 - oxidoreductase activity, acting on the aldehyde or oxo group of donors, NAD or NADP as acceptor [Evidence IEA];~go_process: GO:0055114 - oxidation-reduction process [Evidence IEA]), whose amino-acid sequence MAPSFASSLKDPSLFVEKSFIDGQWVGAKSGKAFSVYNPATEELIGTAPESNTEDVNAAIQAAAKAFPTWRAQSGRQRGRILRSFFDQIVANKEDIGKIITAENGKAKGDAEGEALFSASFFEWFSEEAPRIYGDVIPHSNPTHRTQVIKEPIGVCGLITPWNFPMAMGARKVAAALAAGCTVVMKSDGLTPFSSNVLAVLAERAGVPRGVINVVTALENTPALGLALCESDTVKKISFTGSTRVGKLLMSQSSNTLKKLSLELGGNAPFIVFDDADLETAVAAAIASKFKVTGQTCVCANRFFVQEGIYDKFSKRLVEEVKKCQVGNGSSAGVTHGPLTNGVDKTQEHIQDAVGKKATVLLGGSKLPSVGKNFHELTILGDVNDSMQVASEETFGPLAALSKFKTEDEVVRRANSVEVGLASYLITSDLGKAHRVSERLEFGMVAINTGVISDSAAPFGGVKHSGMGREGSKYGIDDYISIKMIVTGGINTVYANL is encoded by the exons ATGGCCCCCTCATTCGCATCCAGCCTAAAAGACCCTAGCCTCTTCGTCGAGAAGTCCTTCATCGACGGCCAATGGGTCGGCGCGAAATCAGGCAAGGCCTTCAGCGTCTACAACCCCGCCACCGAAGAGCTCATTGGCACCGCCCCGGAATCAAACACAGAAGACGTCAACGCAGCCATCCAAGCTGCCGCGAAAGCCTTCCCTACATGGCGCGCCCAGTCCGGTCGCCAGCGCGGGCGCATCCTGCGctccttcttcgaccagATCGTCGCGAACAAGGAGGACATTGGCAAGATCATCACAGCCGAGAACGGAAAGGCAAAGGGCGATGCCGAGGGCGAGGCCctcttctcggcctcgttCTTTGAGTGGTTCTCCGAGGAGGCACCGCGCATCTATGGAGACGTTATCCCGCACAGCAACCCCACCCACCGGACGCAGGTGATCAAGGAGCCCATTGGTGTCTGCGGTCTTATTACGCCCTGGAACTTCCCCATGGCCATGGGTGCGCGCAAGGTCGCGGCCGCCCTGGCTGCGGGATGCACAGTCGTCATGAAGTCCGATGGCCTGACGCCGTTCTCGTCGAATGTCCTGGCTGTTCTTGCGGAGCGCGCGGGCGTGCCTAGGGGTGTGATCAACGTTGTGACTGCGCTCGAGAACACGCCTGCTCTTGGGCTTGCGCTTTGCGAGTCCGACACTGTCAAGAAGATCTCGTTCACTGGGTCTACGCGCGTGGGTAAGCTGCTCATGTCGCAGTCTAGCAAcacgctgaagaagctgagcTTGGAGCTTGGTGGCAATGCGCCGTTTATTGTCTTCGACGACGCAGATCTCGAGACCGCTGTGGCGGCCGCTATTGCGAGCAAGTTCAAGGTTACTGGCCAGACCTGTGTGTGCGCGAACCGCTTCTTCGTCCAGGAGGGCATCTACGATAAGTTCAGCAAGcgcctcgtcgaggaggtgaagaagtgCCAGGTTGGCAATGGCTCCAGCGCTGGTGTTACGCACGGTCCTTTGACCAACGGCGTTGACAAGACGCAAGAGCACATCCAGGATGCTGTCGGCAAGAAGGCTACCGTGCTGCTTGGTGGCAGCAAGCTGCCGTCTGTCGGCAAGAACTTCCATGAGCTTACTATCCTGGGCGATGTGAACGATTCCATGCAGGTTGCTAGCGAAGAGACATTTGGTCCTCTTGCTGCGCTGTCCAAGTTCAAgacggaggatgaggttgttCGCCGGGCGAACAGCGTCGAGGTCGGCCTGGCGTCGTACCTTATCACGAGTGACCTGGGCAAGGCCCACCGTGTCTCTGAACGATTGGAGTTCGGTATGGTTGCTATTAACACCGGTGTCATTTCTGACTCCGCTGCTCC ATTCGGAGGTGTCAAGCACTCTGGTATGGGCCGTGAAGGCAGCAAGTACGGTATCGACGACTACATCAGCATCAAGATGATTGTCACTGGTGGTATCAACACAGTGTACGCCAACTTGTAA
- a CDS encoding putative oxidoreductase, 2OG-Fe(II) oxygenase family (COG:Q;~EggNog:ENOG410PIPM;~InterPro:IPR026992,IPR027443,IPR005123;~PFAM:PF03171,PF14226;~go_function: GO:0016491 - oxidoreductase activity [Evidence IEA];~go_process: GO:0055114 - oxidation-reduction process [Evidence IEA]), with protein MTESTPVGAPIDLPILDISNPNDPEVGKAMLEAATKYGFLYVDSKGTDFGADDVRKAFEKSKAFFASPMEEKEPCRIQSNNRGWSGMHSETLDPENQRTGDFKEAFNFGEFNAQGKAQQPLPPSLSPHEAEIGYFASLCTKTCNRILSLLALGLKISPDFFITRHDPTQGPTGCILRYLYYPSVSAPQTAQYDHAVDVRAGAHSDYGSITLLFQRPGQPGLEILTPEGTWAPVPVEPRSHQSYKSQSQSQSQDDGYAFPPILVNIGDLLSYWTDGLLKSTVHRVVFPASERTGNSSQDRYSIVFFCHPLDRTELVPMPSEVVRSYREEKGAGAPEEKVGFGGGAGDLGPGKRALTAEEHLALRLNATYDFRQPEDPNAP; from the exons ATGACCGAATCTACCCCAGTCGGAGCGCCAATCGACCTTCCCATTCTCGACATCTCCAATCCCAATGACCCGGAAGTGGGCAAGGCCATGCTTGAGGCTGCGACCAAGTATGGCTTTCTCTATGTGGACAGCAAGGGAACCGACTTTGGGGCCGACGACGTGCGGAAGGCATTTGAAAAG TCGAAAGCCTTCTTTGCATCACCcatggaagagaaagaacCTTGTCGGATTCAGTCCAAT AACCGCGGCTGGTCTGGGATGCATTCCGAGACTCTAGATCCTGAAAATCAACGG ACAGGTGATTTCAAAGA AGCATTCAACTTCGGCGAATTCAACGCCCAAGGCAAAGCCCAACAACCCCTTCCGCCATCCCTCTCCCCCCACGAAGCAGAGATCGGGTACTTCGCATCACTATGCACAAAGACCTGCAACCGcatcctcagcctcctcgctCTAGGACTCAAGATCTCTCCAgatttcttcatcacccGCCACGATCCCACCCAGGGCCCGACAGGCTGTATCCTGCGCTACCTGTACTACCCATCCGTCTCGGCACCGCAGACAGCACAGTACGACCACGCTGTGGACGTCCGCGCCGGCGCACACTCTGACTACGGGAGCATCACGCTTCTATTCCAAAGGCCAGGACAGCCGGGGCTTGAGATCCTAACCCCTGAAGGAACATGGGCTCCTGTCCCCGTTGAGCCGAGAAGCCATCAAAGCTAtaaaagccaaagccagagccagagccaggacGACGGATACGCATTCCCACCTATCCTCGTTAACATTGGCGACCTGCTAAGCTACTGGACTGACGGATTGCTAAAGTCAACCGTGCACCGTGTTGTTTTTCCTGCGTCCGAGAGAACCGGGAACAGCTCGCAGGATCGGTATAgtattgttttcttttgccaTCCGCTTGATCGTACGGAGCTGGTCCCCATGCCGAGCGAAGTGGTTAGGTCTTACCGGGAAGAGAAGGGTGCGGGAGCGCCGGAAGAGAAGGTGGGATTTGGAGGGGGAGCAGGGGATCTTGGGCCTGGGAAACGGGCGCTTACGGCTGAAGAGCATCTTGCGCTGCGGTTAAACGCGACGTATGATTTTAGACAGCCAGAGGATCCAAATGCTCCGTAG
- the samB gene encoding MYND-type zinc finger protein MUB1 (BUSCO:EOG09260H6E;~COG:O;~EggNog:ENOG410PJJR;~InterPro:IPR002893;~PFAM:PF01753) encodes MREVNFSIPNVNKASVNITTTLYDRRALDCTSTLPLINSLNHLAYLTTSSARIRDILTVDGGIERLICILKEGRSNNLMEMWKWSLAFQCVVNIGVRGSEIVRTRVVEADMVPVIATILDNYIKVIDKVRARSDSEAQRHKHQHYPHKTSPSTSDSASRPSLPDITNTEQRTSRRQPPPTHIEIPPFYHDTRAVDSNAMDVTSSPRVPVTSPPERSTFGQDAHAHRSHANPRHRAIQPLATAIPSMDTADGFGLRPVRDAERLPSMLPAIFNGLASQPDSPTTPNDHRHIRNNASTTQRPTLRQNQSTSGESDDATGEDAVMGDDTTSGDAAEPIIGVQSGMDLDDDGDRQTMIDSVSDSHDLTVTDTSEGQDAETFNITHRSTVDGSIINNDNAQAVNNANSPPIVPSPYSLYFRDRPNTASQNFLNTMPREEDVLMSLQLLAYVSKYCDLRSYFQSSHLVPKLKVDRELQMLDEGASPIEPLEEEDEYLLPDDVNIFPLVEKFTARHHSKDMSYWACVVMRNLCRKDESRGGIRQCAYYKCGKWEEFTRQFAKCRRCRRTKYCSKDCQKAAWLYHRHWCATP; translated from the coding sequence ATGCGGGAGGTCAACTTCAGCATTCCGAATGTCAACAAGGCATCTgtcaacatcaccaccaccctctACGATCGACGGGCATTAGACTGTACATCGACGTTGCCTCTCATCAACTCGCTCAACCATCTAGCCTACTTAACGACCTCGTCTGCTCGGATCCGTGACATTCTCACCGTCGATGGCGGCATTGAGCGATTGATCTGCATCCTCAAGGAGGGTCGGAGTAACAACTTGATGGAGATGTGGAAATGGAGCCTCGCCTTCCAATGTGTTGTCAACATTGGAGTACGGGGCTCGGAAATTGTCAGGACCAGAGTGGTTGAGGCAGATATGGTGCCTGTCATTGCCACTATATTggataattatattaaagtaatcGACAAAGTGCGCGCACGTTCGGATTCGGAGGCTCAACGACACAAACACCAGCACTACCCTCACAAGACCTCTCCATCCACGAGCGATAGCGCGAGTCGCCCCTCACTTCCCGATATCACCAACACTGAACAGCGCACTTCTCGCCGTCAACCCCCTCCCACCCACATCGAAATCCCTCCATTCTATCATGACACTCGTGCGGTGGACTCGAACGCCATGGATGTCACTTCTTCTCCCCGAGTACCAGTGACATCTCCCCCCGAGAGGAGTACCTTTGGCCAGGACGCACATGCTCACAGATCCCATGCAAACCCCCGTCACAGAGCGATTCAGCCCCTGGCCACAGCCATCCCCTCGATGGATACTGCTGATGGCTTTGGACTACGCCCCGTGCGTGACGCTGAAAGACTACCTAGCATGCTccccgccatcttcaatggACTCGCATCCCAACCAGACTCCCCAACCACCCCTAACGACCATAGACACATCCGAAACAACGCATCGACCACCCAGCGCCCAACCCTTCGGCAGAATCAGTCGACCTCGGGAGAGTCGGATGATGCCACTGGCGAAGACGCTGTAATGGGAGATGATACTACGTCGGGAGACGCTGCTGAGCCTATTATCGGTGTCCAGAGTGGTATGGAtcttgacgatgatggtgATAGACAAACCATGATTGATAGTGTTTCTGACTCACACGATTTGACGGTAACGGACACATCAGAAGGTCAGGATGCGGAAACATTCAACATCACCCATCGTTCTACCGTTGATGGGAGTATCATCAACAATGACAATGCTCAGGCTGTCAACAACGCCAACTCTCCCCCTATTGTGCCCAGCCCATACTCTCTCTACTTCCGCGATCGACCGAACACCGCCTCACAAAATTTCTTGAACACGATGCCACGCGAAGAAGACGTCTTGATGTCACTTCAACTTCTGGCTTATGTTTCCAAGTATTGCGACCTCCGCTCCTACTTCCAGAGTTCACACCTTGTGCCTAAGCTTAAGGTTGACCGAGAACTTCAAATGTTGGACGAGGGAGCTTCACCGATTGAGCCtcttgaggaagaagacgagtaCCTACTCCCCGACGATGTTAACATCTTCCCCTTGGTGGAGAAGTTCACTGCTCGTCATCATTCGAAAGACATGTCGTACTGGGCTTGCGTCGTGATGCGGAACCTCTGTCGGAAGGACGAATCCAGGGGTGGTATCCGTCAGTGTGCGTACTACAAGTGCGGCAAATGGGAAGAATTTACACGACAATTTGCAAAATGCCGCCGTTGTCGTCGCACCAAGTACTGCAGCAAGGACTGCCAGAAAGCAGCGTGGCTATATCACCGACACTGGTGCGCCACGCCATGA
- a CDS encoding putative MFS multidrug transporter (COG:U;~EggNog:ENOG410QDY5;~InterPro:IPR020846,IPR011701,IPR036259;~PFAM:PF07690;~TransMembrane:12 (i53-76o96-114i121-139o151-172i184-205o211-230i288-307o327-350i370-390o396-419i431-452o464-487i);~go_function: GO:0022857 - transmembrane transporter activity [Evidence IEA];~go_process: GO:0055085 - transmembrane transport [Evidence IEA]), with protein MANYEEKHMQDRTQAESSGIFESAGSETATLSWDDHGDPENPYNWPLSRKWTLTGLAAFATFLSMMNGTIITVAHFEITELFNVSDAAFPHSYWPVTTWASGGACSALFILPLTEDFGTRPVFILTYLLFLCFLIPQALAQNFATLVVTRFFAGCCVAILANTAAAVAGNVWNTEWSRSIPVSLYILGYMGGSSMGPVMGAAIYQSLSWRWISYMQLIYFGALFPIYYFFFQETRSDAILASRARALRKNGKGDHAGQAAGPSSHHLSLQDLIVSSTRPVVLFCTEPVLFVSTLWSSFTVGTLFLFTQSVEQVFMELYDYNVSQTGFVQASIVIGECIGFLLCFVSRKLYFASASRNTEVPGTPIPEARLYMAVLGGVFGIAGGMFTYAWTSYTFIPWIAPTISLGMVGAGSVLVVAGVSDYVVDAYSQYAGSGIGAVATGENIFSAFLPLATMSMYTNLGFQWASTLLALISLFLALVPTLMFFYGKEVRARSPFMNGLMKDAGKNTEMV; from the coding sequence ATGGCAAACTACGAAGAAAAACATATGCAAGACCGAACTCAAGCTGAGTCCTCCGGTATCTTCGAGTCCGCTGGGAGTGAAACGGCCACACTCTCCTGGGACGACCATGGGGACCCCGAAAACCCTTACAACTGGCCGCTGTCGCGGAAATGGACACTGACCGGTCTCGCCGCCTTTGCGACGTTCCTCTCTATGATGAATGGAACTATAATTACGGTTGCACACTTCGAGATCACGGAACTCTTCAACGTTAGCGACGCGGCATTCCCACATTCTTACTGGCCTGTTACAACATGGGCCTCCGGCGGCGCATGCTCTGCCCTGTTTATTCTTCCGTTGACAGAGGACTTCGGAACCCGACCTGTCTTTATCCTAACATACCTTTtattcctctgcttcctcatTCCCCAGGCTCTGGCCCAGAACTTTGCCACGTTGGTCGTCACACGTTTCTTTGCCGGCTGCTGTGTTGCCATCCTGGCCAATACGGCTGCCGCAGTCGCCGGAAATGTTTGGAATACCGAGTGGTCTAGGTCAATTCCTGTCAGCCTTTATATCCTTGGCTACATGGGTGGTAGCAGTATGGGGCCAGTTATGGGGGCTGCAATTTACCAGTCCTTGTCATGGAGATGGATCAGCTATATGCAGCTCATCTATTTCGGGGCGCTGTTTCCGATCTACTACTTCTTTTTCCAAGAGACACGCAGCGACGCAATCCTTGCAAGCCGAGCGCGAGCCCTGCGCAAAAACGGCAAAGGCGATCATGCCGGGCAAGCGGCTGGTCCCTCTTCGCATCATCTGAGTTTACAGGACCTTATCGTCAGCTCTACAAGGCCGGTGGTTCTTTTCTGCACCGAGCCTGTTCTTTTTGTGTCCACGTTGTGGTCATCTTTCACAGTGGGGACCCTGTTTCTTTTTACACAATCAGTCGAGCAGGTCTTCATGGAGTTGTACGATTACAATGTCTCGCAAACCGGGTTTGTCCAGGCCTCGATAGTCATCGGCGAATGCATAGGCTTCTTGTTATGCTTCGTATCGAGGAAGCTCTACTTCGCATCCGCTTCTCGGAACACCGAAGTACCGGGAACTCCGATTCCAGAGGCCAGACTCTATATGGCTGTCCTTGGTGGAGTGTTCGGCATTGCCGGCGGCATGTTCACGTATGCATGGACTTCATACACTTTTATCCCGTGGATCGCCCCGACAATCAGCCTAGGCATGGTCGGAGCCGGCAGCGTGCTAGTCGTGGCCGGGGTATCAGACTATGTGGTCGATGCATACAGCCAATACGCCGGTAGCGGAATCGGCGCCGTTGCGACAGGGGAGAAcatcttctctgctttccTTCCCCTGGCGACTATGAGCATGTACACCAACCTCGGATTCCAGTGGGCGAGCACGTTGCTGGCTTTGATTTCCCtgtttcttgctcttgttcCGACATTGATGTTTTTCTACGGGAAGGAAGTGCGTGCTCGCAGTCCTTTTATGAATGGATTGATGAAGGACGCTGGTAAGAATACTGAGATGGTATAG
- a CDS encoding MKT1 family protein (BUSCO:EOG09260BFE;~COG:S;~EggNog:ENOG410PG77;~InterPro:IPR022039,IPR006084,IPR029060,IPR022040, IPR037314;~PFAM:PF12247,PF12246) translates to MPIRPLDDWVSGISARTSSLPLSALKGAVVGIDATHYISQHLSHPSTREPLLIALGGFPFALRSNIEKELQIFKDLGVACIFVFNGLDFGKKNQRPQVQHETVRAFEHAWELYDQQQADQVVDAFSSVGTPRPESLYRFLQRILVQNGIDYMVAPYSAAAQLAHLSHGSNSVIDAIWGPSEVLLFDVEKLITKIEIDPAQFSWITKQTCQEELGRLSNDQFLDFALLLGSSVLQTFPFFENPAFPAKGASVRDALLMFNAAGRSALALCAQYEEERRMQDVQYTDRYKRAYMNVKHHVVMDLEGRVGPMDADNSPTDMHEVIGQRLPEELYFYISKGILGPDVPNYLASGEVLISLPLGIEDSKIYRQVAGDNLAPLREQSMFLLSSTLHRFYQSKTINVRKWYDENADSTIPLKTPPPVIHSIRQWKVPSDRYTAGIKKLQGSTGPFKFAVQSLKDSDFVSKTFASKDSPPLSSKDELLANVYWRFLQLRGYINEKHQLTPWGVCLEQALSVLNPEDSLEEATFVAIELMRFGVLNAKQWFSHVSGGPMRGTDEDKSFNMLISRVACIGKLRHKNIGYSGPLSRQLLSYRSLITEVRTTLRNLIEIVLVGLLLNGEANRDRSDWTDLGISLPFIDDNDCGLGIAVRTYLDDLPLQAEPTSPDSREEVKSKGKEWFQHSDSFTGNLNRAFMLWDAVYKGSQNAGKEFKDGKTWADANKWLSERR, encoded by the exons ATGCCGA TCCGCCCATTGGACGACTGGGTCTCCGGCATCTCTGCCCGCACCTCATCGCTTCCCCTCTCCGCCCTCAAAGGGGCAGTTGTCGGCATCGATGCGACGCACTACATCTCTCAGCACCTCAGCCACCCCTCTACTCGCGAGCCGCTTTTAATCGCTCTCGGAGGATTCCCTTTCGCCCTGAGAAGCAAtatcgagaaggagctgcagaTTTTCAAGGACCTGGGTGTGGCTTGTATTTTTGTCTTCAACGGTCTGGACTTTGGAAAGAAGAATCAACGGCCTCAGGTGCAGCATGAGACTGTCCGAGCATTCGAGCATGCCTGGGAGCTGTACGATCAGCAGCAGGCTGACCAGGTTGTCGATGCCTTCAGCAGCGTTG GTACTCCTCGACCAGAATCCCTCTACCGCTTCTTGCAGCGCATCCTTGTCCAGAATGGTATCGACTATATGGTAGCACCCTACAGTGCTGCTGCACAG CTCGCCCACCTTAGCCATGGTTCCAATTCCGTAATCGACGCCATCTGGGGACCCTCGGAAGTTCTACTTTTCGACGTCGAGAAGCTCATCACAAAGATCGAAATAGACCCTGCCCAGTTCTCCTGGATCACCAAGCAAACCTGTCAAGAGGAGCTAGGAAGACTGTCAAATGACCAATTCCTTGACTTTGCGCTTCTACTAGGATCCTCAGTCCTCCAaaccttcccattcttcgagaaccCTGCATTCCCAGCCAAGGGTGCTTCTGTTCGTGATGCCTTACTCATGTTCAACGCGGCGGGGCGGAGTGCTCTTGCTCTATGCGCACAGTACGAAGAGGAGCGCCGCATGCAGGACGTCCAATATACAGACCGCTACAAACGTGCCTATATGAATGTCAAGCACCACGTGGTCATGGACCTGGAGGGAAGAGTTGGTCCAATGGATGCCGATAACAGCCCCACTGACATGCACGAGGTTATCGGCCAACGTCTTCCGGAGGAgctttacttttatatttccAAGGGTATCCTTGGACCTGACGTGCCGAACTATCTGGCCTCTGGCGAGGTTCTGATTTCATTACCTTTGGGCATCGAGGATTCAAAGATATATCGGCAAGTCGCGGGAGATAATCTCGCCCCACTCAGAGAGCAGTCAATGTTCTTACTGTCGAGTACCCTCCATCGTTTCTATCAGAGCAAGACTATCAATGTCCGGAAATGGTACGATGAGAACGCCGATTCCACTATCCCGCTTAAAACACCCCCTCCGGTTATACATTCCATTCGTCAGTGGAAGGTTCCCAGTGATCGGTACACTGCTGGAATTAAGAAGCTTCAGGGATCTACAGGACCATTCAAGTTCGCTGTTCAGAGTCTGAAAGACTCCGATTTCGTGTCGAAAACATTTGCCTCTAAAGATTCTCCG CCACTGTCATCGAAAGACGAATTACTTGCCAATGTTTACTGGCGGTTCCTACAACTTCGCGGTTATATCAACGAAAAGCACCAGCTCACGCCCTGGGGTGTCTGCCTGGAACAAGCCCTCTCGGTTCTCAACCCGGAAGACTCCCTAGAGGAAGCCACATTCGTGGCCATTGAGCTAATGAGATTCGGGGTCCTCAATGCTAAGCAATGGTTCTCACATGTTTCTGGAGGCCCAATGAGGGGAACAG ATGAGGACAAGTCTTTCAACATGCTTATTTCGCGTGTTGCCTGCATTGGCAAGCTGCGACACAAGAACATTGGTTACTCCGGACCACTCAGTAGACAGTTACTCTCTTACCGGTCTCTCATAACAGAAGTCCGTACGACGCTACGAAACCTCATCGAGATTGTGCTTGTTGGGCTTCTTCTTAACGGCGAAGCAAACCGCGACCGCAGTGACTGGACCGATCTAGGTATCAG TCTTCCCTTCATTGATGACAATGACTGTGGTCTAGGTATTGCTGTCCGGACGTACCTCGACGATCTGCCCCTGCAGGCCGAGCCAACCTCGCCAGACTCGAGAGAAGAGGTGAAgtccaagggcaaggaatgGTTCCAACACAGCGACAGTTTCACAGGGAACTTGAACAGGGCGTTTATGCTATGGGATGCG GTCTACAAGGGTTCGCAGAACGCGGGCAAAGAGTTTAAGGATGGTAAGACTTGGGCAGATGCGAACAAATGGTTATCTGAGAGACGGTGA